In the genome of Carassius carassius chromosome 12, fCarCar2.1, whole genome shotgun sequence, the window TAACGTAAGCCATCCGCAATATTGACGTCATTCACCATAATAATCAATGAATATTCAAAGATGCCACAATCCTTAAGTTACATATCTATGGTTCCTCCCTTATCTCGCATTCCTGGGAAAGGTTATCCCGTTTCCCGGCGGTTTTTTACGGCGTCTTGgaatgttaatttattattatggtGAATGACGTCACGTTGACCGTTGCAAGATGGCGGACGCGGACCTGTGACCGAGGGAATCTAGCTGTGGACATCTATGCTCCTGTGTTCCTCCAATCAGCGGCTCTTCCTGTCAAGACCGGATGTTCATGCTGAAGATATATCTGACTCTTTACCGATAATATATGTGTAATGTAAATATTTGCGACATGACGACAGATTCAGACGCGACAGGAAGAGTTTAGAGGAACTAAATATTAACTAAAGGTTTAATGTCATGGGTGCCGTGTTGACGCGGAGCGACGCTTCACACTGACGATGAGCCcgcagaagaagatgaagaagaggaagGAGCTGGACGCCCTCATCGGCCTGAGCGACGGCCGGAGGAAGAGCAAGAGCAGCGGACACCGCCTGCTGCGGACCGAGCCGCCCGAGTCCGGTTCCGCTTCCGGTACCGAGCCCGAGTCCGGCTCCGAGGAGCGGAGCTTCAGCGGCCCGAGCGGCCTGTTCACCCGGTGAGAGACCgcagaaccacacacacacacacacacagacagtgctAGTCCGTCTCCTCAGCTGAGTTATTACTGTCTCATGAACAGATTCATCAGGGAAGGACGGATTAAACACTAGCTGATGTTTCCTCAGATGAGGTCTGTCACAGATTCAGTTcatctttctcactcactcactcactcactcactcactcactcacacacacacacacacacacacacacacacaatctctttcAGTATATTTCAGGAGTTATAAACACTGAAAGTGTGAGGAATGAGCTGAGGTCAGTTCTGATCAGTGAGATCGAGCTCTCAGACatgaaataataaacagtaatgtACAGCTGGCGGGTGGTTAACAGCAGCTAAAGCAGGACTGACCCAAAGTGTTCATTACACGCCACATACACAAAACACTGGACGCAGAacattgatttgatttgaattacatgttatgaatcaatcaatcaatcatttatttatatagcacatttaaaacacaaccaaggttgaccaaagtgcttcacaagcaATCAAAGAAacacagtagaacaaataaaacagatacagcatgcatatataatacaaaaaaagaacaagcGAGCAGTAATAATATAGCTGAAAATAGCTATATTGTGTTAAAAGCCATGGAGAATAAATGAGTCTTTAGCTgagttttaaaaatgtagataGACGGGGCATGCCTAATAAACATCGGAAGGCTATTCCATAGCTTCGGGCCTGCGGCAGCAAAAGATCGATCGCCAcgtttttttagttttactttaggGACTGTTAGGAGGCCATGGTCACTGGATCTCAGGTTTCTAGATGGTGTATAAGGAACCAAAAGTTCAGTTAAATATTGCGGTGCCAGGTTATTCAaagctttgtaaacaaataataaaattttaaaatcaatcctgtACTTGACTGGTAGCCAGTGAAGGGACATTAACACAGGTGTTATATGGTCAAACTTACGCTTCCCTGCAAGCAATCTAGCGGCTGCGTTCTGAACTAGCTGTAGGCGGGAGATAGATGCCTGAGTAATGCCATAGTACAATGAGTTGCAGTAATCAAGCCTACAGGTAATGAAGGCATGAATGGCTATTTCTAAGTTATTTCTTGAAAGAATGGATTTTACTTTACTGAGAAGGCGAAGTTGGTAAAAACATGACTTGACTACAGCAGAAATCTGTTTAtcaaattttaaatttgaatcaaATAAGAAGCCCAAATTCCTAACACACTTTGAGTTATAAGGGGTGAGAGGGCCGAGGTCAAGGTCAAAATCGCAGTTTTCCTTGGGGCCGAACAGAATAAactcagttttgttttcatttaaatgaagaaaattgAGGGAAAGCCATGCCTTAAGATCATTCAGGCAGTCTAACAGTGGCTGAAGAGAAGAATCATTATTGCATTGTAGGGGAAGGTAAAGTTGGGTGTcgtcagcatataaatgaaaggagacaccatatttttttaaagatagtgGCCAGAGGAAGTAAATATAGAGAGAATAACACCGGCCCAAGGATTGATCCCTGGGGGACACCACAATTAAGCGGTTTATTAGAGGATGAATATTGACCTAACTGAACAGTAAAACATCTATCTGACAGATAAGAGCGAAACCACTGTAAGACAGAACCCCGAAGTCCTACACAAGACTCCAAGCGTGACAGAAGAATAGGGTTAGGGTgaactcaaaacatctgcaaagaaAATCAGATCCTTGCTGTCAGCTTCTAGCCAATAGTAACGAGCGATTGTGATCATGTGATGCAGCCGAGAGTATCTTCAGCTACAGTGACGGATGAATCTAAGTGAATATGAGCGATGTGGTCAGTGTGCTGTGTTCTGCAGGAGTCCGCTGCGCTGCTGCTCGCTCTGTTACCCGCTGTGTGTGTTCGTGGTTCTGGCGGCGTGTGTCACGGCCTGCGCTGGACTCATCTGGATGCAGATCGCCCTCAAAGAGGACCTGGACTCCATGAAGGAGAAGATCCACATCAGTACGTCCACGTCTGAGCACACTGAGATCAGCCTGATTTACTCAATCATTCTAACGATTCAGCAGCCACATTATTACACAGAAATACACATCAGTCTTTATAATAATCATCTCCAGCTCTTCATCAGTCACCCTCAGTTAGAGACACTTTCACCAGCCTGAATTATGCTGTTTTAATGGGAATATCTGACACCACAGATGTGTTAAGCGTGTCATGTTGAGCCTGTTGATCGAGTGCTCAGACTGGGagtgtgatgatgatggtgatgatgatgatgatggtgatggggatggtgatgatgatggtgatggtgatggtgatggtgatgatggtgatggtgatggtgtgGTTGGTGTT includes:
- the efcab14 gene encoding EF-hand calcium-binding domain-containing protein 14, which produces MSPQKKMKKRKELDALIGLSDGRRKSKSSGHRLLRTEPPESGSASGTEPESGSEERSFSGPSGLFTRSPLRCCSLCYPLCVFVVLAACVTACAGLIWMQIALKEDLDSMKEKIHIMESSQKLSSHEILKLSEDLKNKQMKLDELESGDRGLAKLWSNLSEISLKLSALDSAVNHLKTNIKSASDLIALPRTIEELQKVCVC